The following nucleotide sequence is from Azoarcus sp. CIB.
TACCTTAATCACCCCGACCTCGGCCGCGCCATCCTCGGCGAGGGTGCCTGGCGCAACCTGATGGCGCGCCTGCATGAAGGCGAACACGCCCTCTTCGTGATCCGCAGCGGCGGGAAAGAGTCCTTCAAGGGCTCGGGCTTCGTGCGTGGCGGCATCTACGACCGCGTACAGGTGCGCCAGGGCGCGGATTCCTTCACGTTCCGCGACCTCGACGCCGTCAACCTCTATGGCATCGAGGCTGCCGGCGTGCCTGCCTACAGCGAATCTTCGATTTTCTTCATCCGCTCAAAGGCCTTCTCGGGCGCCTATCCGTGGAAGTTCGTGTTCCTGGGCAACCGCGTTGATCGCGCCACCGGCACGCGCAGTTTTGCGAACTTCGACGTCGAGTACTGGCTCCCGGATCAGTACCTGGAAGGCGGTCGTCCGGAAGTCGTGAAACCCGACGCACCGTGGGTGCGGGTGTGGAAGACGCGCGCGGTCGAGATCGCGCTCTTCGCCGCGCTGCTGGTTTCCGTCGCCACGGTTTACGCCTTCCGCGAAAAGCTCACGCGCCGCGCGACGCGCAAGAACAAGTGGCCCGTGAACGCCTTCAAGTACAGCGCCTGGGTCATCAGCATCGGCTTCGTCGGCTTCGGCATGCTCGCCCAGCCCTCCATCACGCAGGTGCTGACGTGGTTCCACGCCCTGCTGTTCCAGTGGAAGTGGGAGCTGTTCCTGTCCGACCCCTTCATCTTCCTGTTCTGGATCTTCATCATCGTCACGGTGTTCGTCTGGGGACGGGGACTGTTCTGCGGCTGGCTGTGCCCGTTCGGCTCGCTGTCGGAGCTGCTGTACAAGGTCGGCGGCGCCGTCGGCCTCAAGCGCTTCCAGTTCCAGCTGCCGCGCCGCTGGCACGACCGACTGAAGTGGGTCAAGTACGGCGTGTTCTTCGGGCTGCTGGCCGTGTCGATGTTCTCCCTGGGTCTGGCCGAGAAGCTTGCCGAGGTCGAACCGTTCAAGACCACCTTCCTCGTCGGCCTGTTCAACCGCAGCTGGCCCTACACGCTGTTCGCCGCCGGCCTGCTGGGCCTGTCGATCTTCACCGAACGCCCGTTCTGCAAGTACCTGTGTCCGCTCGGCGCGTCGCTCGCGATGCCTTCGACCTTCCGCTGGTTCGGCCTCAAGCGCAAGCAGGAATGCAACAGCTGCAAGGCCTGCGCGGTCGGCTGCGGCTCGCAGGCGATCGACGAGGACGGCCGCATCGACCACCGCGAGTGCCTGCATTGCCTCGACTGCATGGTCCTGTATACCGACGATCACGCCTGCCCGCCGCTCGCGCAGGAACGCAAGCGCCGCACCAAGGCCGGCCTGCCGATCACGCCGATCGGTGCCGACGGCTACTACATCCCGATCAAGCTGGTGCCCGCCCGCGCGGACGCCGCGGCGAAGAACTGATTTCGGAGCAGAAAGACATGGTCAATCCGACGATGCCGACCGATCCCGCCAACCCGCCCTATGCGCAGACGACGAGCCTCGTGCGCCTCGTTGCGGCAGAAGCGTGGGACCATTTGTGGCCGTGGAGCCATCACGGCTTCCAGCGCCAACGCGCCCTGCAGGCCGCCGGCATGGCCCTGGGCCTCGCGGCCACCGTCGCGTGGGTGCTGGCGGCGATGGGCCAGATGCAGGCCGGCGCCCTGATCGGCTGGTGGTTCGGCTGGAGCGTGTTCGAGGTCATCGTGCGTCTCGGCTCCAAACCCTACGTCAAGGACGGCCCGTGGTGGGGTCGCCGCTACCGCGTCGCGAACACGATGGACATGGTGTGCTACGTCGGCTTCAAGAACCTGCTGATCGGCGCAACGCTCTTCATCGCATTGAAATCGCTGGGCTTCCTTATCGTCCAGGGGTGACATGCCGGTATTCGAGGCAGGGCGCACACTGACGTTCCGGCACGCCTTTCTGGCCGTGGCGGCGCTGCTGTGCGCGTTGCCGAGCCTCGCCGCGACGCTGAACGTCGCTCCGGGCGAATCGATCCAGGCCGCCATCGAGCGCGCCGCCCCGGGGGACGTCATCGAGGTGGCGCGCGGCAAATACACGGAAAACCTGCTGATCGCAAAGCCGCTCACGCTGCGCGGACTCGAGCGCCCCACGCTCAGCGGCGGCCTGAAGGACGACACGATCCGCGTCACCGCCCCCGACGTCGTCATCGAGGGCCTGATCGTGCGCGACTCCGGCGACAGTCTCCTCAGGCAGAACGCCGGCATCTACCTGTGGCCCGGCGCGCACCGCGCGGTCGTGCGCAATTGTGAGCTCACCTACAACCTCTTCGGCCTGTGGATCGAGAAGGCCAAAGACGTCCGCATCGAACACAACATCATCACCGGCAAGCGCGAGTACCGCTCGTCGCAGCGCGGCAACGGCATCCAGCTGTACAACACCACCGGCGCCCGAATCATCGGCAACCACATCAGCTTCGTGCGCGACGCCCTCTACGTCGACGTCTCGCATGATGCCGTGTTCCGCGGCAACCGCCTGCACCATGCCCGCTACGGCACCCACTACATGAACTCCTACCGCAATGTGTGGGAAGACAACGACGTCTACATGAACCGTGGCGGACTCGCGCTGATGGAAGTGCGCGACCAGCTGGTGCGCAACAACCGCGTGTGGGCGAACTCCGACCACGGCATCATGCTGCGCACGATCCAGGACGCCATCGTCGAGAACAACGTGATCGCCGGCAACAACCGCGGCTTCTTCATCTATGACGCGGAGTACAACACGCTGCGCGGCAACCTCGTCGTCGACAACGTTGTCGGCACCCACCTCTGGGCCGGCTCCAAGAACAACAAAGTCGAGAACAACGACTTCATCGCCAACCGCGAACAGGTCCGCTACGTCGGCGCCAAGGACGAATTGTGGGGCGTCAAGGACGGCAACCACTGGAGCAACTATCTTGGCTGGGACCGAAACGGCGACGCCGTCGGAGACGTGCCCTACCAAGCCAACGATCTCGTCGACCGGCTGTCCTGGCAACACCCGATGCTGAAACTGCTGCTCGCGAGTCCGGCAATACAGACGCTGCGCCTCGTCGGCCAGCAGTTCCCGCTCCTGCGCGCGCCCAGCGTGGTCGACCCGAAACCGCGCATGCAGGCGAAGAACGAAAACTGGAGAGAATGGCTTGGCAGATACTTCCCAGGCTCCCGCTGAACGCACCGCACCGGTGATCGCGGTGCGCGGCGCGACCAAACATTACGGCGCCGTGCGCGCCGTCGATGGC
It contains:
- a CDS encoding nitrous oxide reductase family maturation protein NosD, whose translation is MPVFEAGRTLTFRHAFLAVAALLCALPSLAATLNVAPGESIQAAIERAAPGDVIEVARGKYTENLLIAKPLTLRGLERPTLSGGLKDDTIRVTAPDVVIEGLIVRDSGDSLLRQNAGIYLWPGAHRAVVRNCELTYNLFGLWIEKAKDVRIEHNIITGKREYRSSQRGNGIQLYNTTGARIIGNHISFVRDALYVDVSHDAVFRGNRLHHARYGTHYMNSYRNVWEDNDVYMNRGGLALMEVRDQLVRNNRVWANSDHGIMLRTIQDAIVENNVIAGNNRGFFIYDAEYNTLRGNLVVDNVVGTHLWAGSKNNKVENNDFIANREQVRYVGAKDELWGVKDGNHWSNYLGWDRNGDAVGDVPYQANDLVDRLSWQHPMLKLLLASPAIQTLRLVGQQFPLLRAPSVVDPKPRMQAKNENWREWLGRYFPGSR
- a CDS encoding NosR/NirI family protein, with translation MNILAALRNILLSVVLSSTASLALADTYEAKLPDEINTAPELCKYAPCAEVLPGATSFSERKGQPRYVEGYAEEAGKKKLVGYVMLSTDITDTPAYSGKPVITLIGMDTGGRFVGVKILKHSEPILLLGIPESALIRFNQQYLGQFVGNNIEIGQSRPEENIIGLDAISGATVTVIAQNQVMMTSGTAVARQVGILKPTIREQAKFRETGAKPDWAALVKEGAVRRLVVAPEQVGLERGGEPFIELWFGYLNHPDLGRAILGEGAWRNLMARLHEGEHALFVIRSGGKESFKGSGFVRGGIYDRVQVRQGADSFTFRDLDAVNLYGIEAAGVPAYSESSIFFIRSKAFSGAYPWKFVFLGNRVDRATGTRSFANFDVEYWLPDQYLEGGRPEVVKPDAPWVRVWKTRAVEIALFAALLVSVATVYAFREKLTRRATRKNKWPVNAFKYSAWVISIGFVGFGMLAQPSITQVLTWFHALLFQWKWELFLSDPFIFLFWIFIIVTVFVWGRGLFCGWLCPFGSLSELLYKVGGAVGLKRFQFQLPRRWHDRLKWVKYGVFFGLLAVSMFSLGLAEKLAEVEPFKTTFLVGLFNRSWPYTLFAAGLLGLSIFTERPFCKYLCPLGASLAMPSTFRWFGLKRKQECNSCKACAVGCGSQAIDEDGRIDHRECLHCLDCMVLYTDDHACPPLAQERKRRTKAGLPITPIGADGYYIPIKLVPARADAAAKN